The Xenopus laevis strain J_2021 chromosome 4L, Xenopus_laevis_v10.1, whole genome shotgun sequence genomic sequence ATCGAAACTTACTTTGAAGAAAGGATGTGCCGCGACATCAAAAGCCCCATCCACAGCAGAGCCCAGTCGATCTTCTACGTTCTTTTCTAAGagctaaaaagagaaaagtggTGTTACTCACACAGGAGTGTTCTGCCTATATGGGGTAATAAGTCACAATTAGCTGATCTGAATCTATTGATGTTACTGGGACAACTTACCTCTGATATTAGGTTTCTTGCATCTGTGTGCAGGGTTGGTGGGTACACTGGTTCCTGTTCCATAATTGAATCAAATAGACATTCCTGGTCTTTTCCAGTGAAGGGTCTCTGTAAGGCAGAACATCAGCATTTTTATAGCATAATGGATACAGTAGTGGTTCAGTGATGCATATGTGCAAAGTACTGGTGTCATTGCGTTTGCAATGTGTTTGATCCCTGCGTCGCTGTTACTTTTATAAGTAGAGAAAATAATGAAAGATGAGAGTCTCTGGTACTTCCAGAAAGATcttatttttacagtattttacattttcattcaaaCTACTAATTGAGCTCTCTGCTTACCTTCCCTAGGAGCATCTCGTATAAGATCACCCCTAAAGCCCACCAGTCCACAGCCTTGGTGTAATGCTCTCCGTTGACAACTTCTGGAGCCATATAGGCAGGGCTTCCTACTGCGCCACTGATGCTGCCGTTGGGTGCAAGTCCTAAAACACGAGAGGAAAGGTAAGTAAAGTGAAGGCCGTCACAGCTGATTTATAAATAGTAACACATTCTGACCACAGAACTGGGCACAACAGAACTACTGTTCCAGCGCAGTCAGATCAGTTCATTTGGAAATGAACATTTCTAAAGTGCATTTATGGTATAGAAACTGTGGATTATAAGGTAAACTTACCATCTATGCTGAGGCCGAAATCTGCAATTTTGACATAACCTTGGCTGTCTACGAGGAGGTTGTCAGGCTTCATGtctctgtaataaatacaaaagaatgtTATATAATATCTTGTTCTGTATGTGCCAGAACAATGTATTTCCTGCTAGTCAGATGAAGACGTAAGCTGTGAaaccaacacttttttttgcttACCTATGTATAATGCCTTTTTCATGTAACTCCTCCAAACCCAGTGTAATACAGGCTGCGTAGAACctacaaaataatcaaaatacaaAGTCATTAAACGTTTATCCAGTAGTTTAGTCAGTTGGCTAAATAACCAGATAATGTATGATTTAGCAACAACTTTGTTTGTTCTGCCAATCCTGTCACCTGAGCAGCCCACAAATGAATCTTTGAGTGGCAATATCGAGATACCTAGCCATGTACTTCCTTCTGTGGCAATATTAATGGTTCTGCTCTGGTGAAATGATTGTCTTACGTCAAATGCCCCCATGTGAACCCCACTGAAAGTACAGTCCTGCTTACCTAGCCCTCGGTATGTCAAAAGTTCTAGCCTTCTGCAAGTGGGTCCTTACACTGCCACCGGCAGCAAACTCCATTACAAAGAAGAGCATATTCTTTGTATGGAAAGTGGCGTATAAATTGACAGTATAAAGGCTCTCCTTGGTGATTTGCATGACGCGTTTCTCTGTCAagattctgaaaaagaaaatcatgaaaatgtggcattagcatttattaaagaacaaattACAGTAGAACACGGTGCAAAATTGTTGGAATAATGATCATTCCCTGAGAACTGACCCATCAATGTCATCAGAGGTGTAGATCTTCCCTTTGGCCATGGCTTTTACAGCACAATATTTCTTTGTGGGATTGTGCTGAATAAGGAGAACCTGGAATGAGAGAAAGCGTTTAGTTAGCCTGAATGAGACAATAAATGTACCAATACTTCTAATGAactgagaaaattacctttccGTATCCACCTTTGCCTAGTAGGGCGCAGCGGCGGAGGTCTTTCTGGCAAATACCGCTGAATTCCAGGTCTCTGAAAAGGAAATTGCAGATTTAGACCCACTTCATAAAACAGAATGTTCTTCCAGTATTGTATGTGTTTGCTGTTTCATCATACATTGGTTCCCGTTCCTCATCCATCGGGGGCTCTGCTTCTTGATGTTCCTCTGGCTCCTTACTTgcttctggagcagcactgggGTCATCAGGGGATGACTCCTTTGATGTTTCACATGGGGCTTCCTCTACATCTACAGACACCTCGCTATGAGTATAAAGGCAAAGTTAATGTCTTTTGGACATATTCATTTTCACATTAGTGTAGAAGTTATTGGTACAGCACAGGGTAAAAAGGAATTCCATAAGTTCCAATGAACAGAAAAAGAAGATCTTTTCTATGTATAAGAATATGTATCATACCGTATGTCTTCTGTTTCTTCCAGCTCTAGTACCGGATGTTCTGTCCTTGGGCTGAGCTCATCAGCGGGGTCAACTGGAATTTCAAGAGATGCTTCTCCCTCCTCGCTGGACTCCACATTATCTGTTGGTACGTCACTATAAGGATAATTAAAAGAAAttttaagtttcattttttttaatacatatattttaagttGGTTTTTCATCCCTGTTAGTACCATATGTATGAAGGGGAAATTAGCAGCACTACAGAAGGAAATGTATCAATTcaattgtatagtaaaaaaaggCCTTATAGCTATATATAAGATTTGGACTCCCACATGGACCTTACCATTTGTCCTCAGTCTCAGATATCTCAGCATGAGGTGTGTCTTCTTCTGACTGGGAAGTTATGCCATCTGTAGGCTCCTCACTTATATTATAAAAGAAAGAACAATTATTAGTTGTTACCGTCATAACATTATCTgtatcagaaaaaaaagtttgggaaggcTTAAAACATTCCACATACCTGTTGGAGATCAGCTCCACCTCGGTGGTATCAGGAACtggttcctcttcagaaatggaaaGCTGAATCTGTAAACAAGCCAATCTACGTACGTGTGAAGTAGAGTCACTGGAGCACTGTGACATCTCTTGCACTTCAGCTGCAGTGGCCTCCTGCGCTGCTGGGAGTTTGTCACTATGATATGAAGTGACAGGGCCACGTGAGGGACTCTCCAGATTGTCAGTAACATCTGCAAAAGTGAAaggccattttatttttttatcccaaCTCAGTGTGATGTTTCCCtgtaataacatttctgaatTTTGAAATTACTTGACACCCTGCTATGTTCAGCAGGAGACAAAGCAAAACAAACTTCCATATCTCACCTGGGCTCTCCTCATTGTCTCTCAGGGCAATCGCCTCATCTGGTTTCTGAAGGGCAGAGTAAAGCCTTTTAAGCTTCTTCCCTGACTCCTTCCAGATCTTGTTTGCTTGAGCTAAGATCTTCTTGCCGCTCGTCGATTCATCGAGTCTGTCAGCCCCAGCTGTCTGGATCTTTATAACCAGATGTTCTCTTAAATCCAGGGAATTTGGCCTTGACCAGTGATGAGCTTGGTCAAGCGATGAATAAGAATCGTCCTGTAAAGGTGAAACAAAACCCGTGAGAAACCCATAAACATTTAAGTAATGGCGCCTGACTACCTGGTCTATGTGAGCGGACTTTCTTTTGACGGGCTCCGCTGCTCCGGACCCTTTTTCTCATGTTATTTGCCTAACTACCTGCTGAACAGGGGGCCTTTGGATGTCTTTTTGCTTGGCTGTCTTAAGTCTACAATATGGGGCCAAAAAAACCCACGGAAACTGCTGCTAAGTTGGAAAAGTTCGCAAAGAAAGGCCTGCATAAGATGGCGCAGCTCCGCATCGCACCCTTTCCTCAGACTCGTCACCTTCCGAGGGCCCTGCCAGTAATTCGGAACCTTCCTTAACGGATTTTGCCGGTAATCTGGAACCTTCCTGAACAGATTTGCTAATGGAAATTAAGGCCAACAGGAATATTTCGACAACTCTTATTATGGGGAAAACGGAGGAGTTGAAGGTGGAGTTCTCCATATTAAAGTAAGATATGCAAAGGCTGCATTAACACACACTGTGGAAGCTGAGCAGCGTATTAACGTGTTGGAGAATGTCTGCAATCCTCTTCCACAGCAGTTACATGATTTACAGCGTACAGTTTCGCTGTTGTAGTCTAAGGCTGATGATTTAGAGAACCGCCTAAGGAGTAATAATGTGCGGCTAGTCGGCTTTCCGGAACGGCCCGAGGGTGTCAACGCTGAGCGCTTTGTGGAGGAATGGCTGCAAGAAACTTTTGAGGTAAATAATCTCTCCTCTACTTTTATAATAGAGAGGGGCGCATTGTATTCCTATGAAGGCCCCTATTCCAGGGGCCCCTCCTAGAGCCCTGATAGCCTGTATCCTGAATGCGAAGGATAGGGATGCAATACTTTCAATGGCCagagttaaagggcaactactaTATGAGAACACAAAAATTGCAATTTACCCTACCTTCTCGCTTGAAGTACaaaaacaatgggccagattccagGAAGTCAAGCAAAAGCTTTGGGATCAAAAAATAGTTTACTCTATGCTCTACCCAGCGCGCCTCAGGGTTCAGGCGAATGGAACTACGCGTTTCTTTAATACGCCACAAGATGCCTCTGGGTGGCTGGAAGCAGCAAATGTTTAAACCTATATTGGCAGGTTGAATGGAGTGATGTCCACCTGCTACATGTTTATACAACTTGTTTTAGAAAGCCTAGTTGCTCAATTGGATGGCCATAATTGCCTTTAAAAGTTATATTATATCAGCTGATGAACGGTTCTACGTATGTGCTACCTTGTGGGCAGAAGTCTACGCAGAACTGCTTAATACTTTGCTACGTACATGGAAGCTTCTCTATGATAAAGGCTGAAATTTGTTACACCGAGCTGTGCTTATTTTGACAGCATTTTGCTATGGTCTACTTGCCCCACAAGTTATTGGGTTTCCTTGTCTTTTCTACGTCCATGAACGATTGTTATTCTGACTATGGATCCCTTGTGGTATATGGGGACTTATTTGGACTTGTCAGTGTGCTGGGAAAGGCAgcttaaattaaaaattttttattttttagctattGCTATATATGTGTTGGGTCCAATGAGTATTCACAATgctgatactgtatgtatatattgggCGATGTGTGTATCTATATGGTTCTGGTTATAGTGGCGGAGCCCCAACCCTCACGATTCTACCTTCTCGACGCCATTTACGGTGTCCCTACCCAGGTTTGCCTCCCCATTGCTTAATACAGCATTATTGTTGCTACTGTTGGGTTCTAGGGTTTAATTCTGCTCAAAGT encodes the following:
- the LOC121402820 gene encoding protein kinase C eta type-like encodes the protein MAKGKIYTSDDIDGILTEKRVMQITKESLYTVNLYATFHTKNMLFFVMEFAAGGSVRTHLQKARTFDIPRARFYAACITLGLEELHEKGIIHR